From a region of the Geothrix sp. 21YS21S-2 genome:
- a CDS encoding S1/P1 nuclease: MRCCPLLMLMAILAPSPLAAWGRKGHRMVARLAILDLPAGPAAWFKGQEGFVEAHSSDPDAWKDDPLEGPRHFLDMDRYPGGVPTLLGEAREKVGPAIFQRSGQVPWVIQDRVRDLAQAFRKGDRARVAYQASLLSHYVGDSHVPLHTVSDYDGQSTGQRGIHSRWESDLVDRMTLEPEVRPAALEPNLLQAPWRWLEQSRALVPALLADDRASDPSAGAIRTRSDAYWVRFGQRQGRSVREQLAQAGQHTAQLILLAWTMAGQPAQ, translated from the coding sequence ATGCGCTGTTGCCCTCTCCTCATGCTCATGGCCATCCTCGCCCCCTCCCCCCTGGCCGCCTGGGGGCGGAAGGGGCACCGGATGGTAGCTCGCCTGGCCATCCTGGACCTTCCAGCGGGCCCAGCCGCCTGGTTCAAGGGCCAGGAGGGCTTCGTGGAGGCCCACAGCAGCGATCCCGACGCGTGGAAGGACGACCCCCTGGAAGGTCCCCGGCATTTCCTCGACATGGACCGCTACCCCGGGGGGGTTCCCACCCTCCTGGGCGAAGCCCGGGAAAAGGTCGGGCCGGCGATCTTCCAGAGGTCCGGGCAGGTGCCCTGGGTGATCCAGGACCGGGTGAGGGACCTCGCCCAGGCCTTCCGGAAGGGTGACCGGGCCCGGGTGGCCTACCAGGCCTCCCTCCTCAGCCATTATGTCGGCGACAGCCACGTGCCGCTCCACACGGTCTCCGACTATGACGGGCAATCTACCGGGCAAAGAGGCATCCACAGCCGCTGGGAAAGCGACCTGGTGGATCGCATGACCCTTGAACCTGAAGTGCGCCCCGCCGCCCTGGAGCCGAACCTCCTCCAGGCCCCCTGGCGCTGGCTGGAGCAGAGCCGGGCCCTGGTCCCAGCCCTCCTGGCGGATGACCGCGCTTCCGACCCTTCGGCAGGCGCAATCCGGACCCGGTCCGACGCCTACTGGGTGCGGTTCGGTCAGCGCCAGGGCCGGTCGGTCCGGGAACAGCTCGCCCAGGCCGGCCAGCATACGGCCCAACTGATCCTGCTCGCCTGGACCATGGCCGGGCAGCCCGCACAATGA